One window from the genome of Entelurus aequoreus isolate RoL-2023_Sb linkage group LG04, RoL_Eaeq_v1.1, whole genome shotgun sequence encodes:
- the pfdn6 gene encoding prefoldin subunit 6: MAEAIQKKLKAELEKYTQMQKDVSKSMSARQKLETQLTENNIVKEELDLLESANTVYKLIGPVLVKQDLDEAKATVTKRLEYINGEIQRYETLLKDMEKKSDQHRELLSSLQQEFQKAQGLAVGKV; this comes from the exons ATGGCAGAGGCCATTCAAAAGAAACTGAAAGCCGAGCTAGAAAAATATACTCAGATGCAAAAAG ATGTTAGCAAGAGCATGTCAGCCCGACAGAAGCTGGAGACGCAGCTGACAGAAAACAACATCGTCAAAGAG GAGCTAGATCTATTAGAAAGTGCAAACACGGTCTACAAACTCATTGGCCCTGTCCTGGTGAAACAAGACTTGGATGAGGCCAAAGCTACTGTGACAAAAAGGCTGGAATACATCAACGGAGAGAT TCAGCGGTATGAGACGCTTCTGAAAGACATGGAGAAGAAATCCGACCAGCACCGAGAGCTTTTGTCTAGTTTACAGCAAGAGTTTCAGAAAGCACAAGGCCTTGCTGTAGGAAAAGTCTGA